The Dokdonia sp. 4H-3-7-5 genomic interval TGATGCAACAAAATTTGCGAAAAAACAACCCTCTACTCGTTTTTTTATTACTTTTTTTGTTCACATATTTGCTTAGCTTTTAAAGGGGGCCTTATCAACAATACGATAATCCTTTTAAAAGGCATTCTGTACTAAAAAACAACCAATAATTTAACTCAACGAATGACTCTAACTGCGCAATCTGTATGGGATAATTGTCTCTCTTTTATTAAGGACAATATTACACCCCAGGCATACAAGACGTGGTTTGAACCGATTAAAGCGGTCAAGCTCACAGATAACGCATTAAGCATACAAGTGCCTAGTAAGTTCTTTTATGAATGGCTAGAAGAGCACTATGTTAAACTTCTTAAAGTTGCGCTTAACAAAGTACTAGGTGAAAATGCCAAACTGGTTTATGTAATCAGAATGGAAAACACTTACGGAAATAATCAACCGTTTACTGAAAAGATTCCTAGTGCAAATCGTAGCACTATGAAATCTCAAGATGTTGATGCTCCATTTAAAAACAAGAATCCAGAGCTCAAAAATCCTTTTGTAATTCCTGGTATCAGAAATTTACAAATTGAATCACAGCTCAATCCTAACTATAACTTTGACAACTTCCTTGAAGGCGACTCTAACCGTCTTGCACGTTCTGCAGGAATGGCAGTTGCAAATAAACCTGGAGGAACATCATTTAACCCACTACTCGTTTTTGGTGGTGTAGGTTTGGGAAAAACACACCTTGCACACGCCATAGGTGTTCAAATAAAAGATAAATATCCAGCAAAGACTGTTTTATACATATCTGCTGAGAAATTTACACAACAATATATTGAGTCTGTAAAGAAGAATAACAGAAATGATTTTATACATTTCTATCAAGTTATTGATGTTCTTATTGTAGATGATATTCAATTACTAAGTGGTAAGGCAGGAACTCAGGATGTGTTCTTCCATATTTTTAACCACCTACATCAGAATGGTAAGCAAGTAATTCTTACCTCAGATAAGGCGCCAGTGGATATGCAAGACATTGAGCAACGCCTTCTTTCTCGTTTTAAATGGGGATTAAGTGCAGAGCTGCAACACCCAAGCTTTGAAACGCGTATTGCTATTATAAAGCAAAAGCTGTATCAAGATGGTGTTGAGATGCCAGAAGAGATTGTAGAATTTCTTGCAAATAATATCAAGACAAATGTAAGAGAGCTAGAAGGTGCTATTATATCACTTATTGCTCACTCTTCTTTCAATAAGAAAGAAATCACATTAGATCTAGCTAAGAAGATTGTAGATAACTACGTGAAGCACACGAAGCGCGAAGTATCTATAGATTACATACAAAAGATTGTGTCAGATTACTTCCAGATGGATGTAGAAACACTACAGTCTAAAACTCGTAAACGTCACATCGTACAAGCAAGGCAGCTCGCTATGTTCTTTGCAAAGAAACTTACGAAGGCATCACTTGCAAGTATAGGTTCTCAAATAGGACAACGCGATCACGCAACCGTATTACACGCTTGCAAAACAGTTGATAACCTTGCTAGTACAGATAAGCAGTTTAGAAAATACGTAGAAGATTTAGGAAAGAAGCTCTCTGTGTAAATTCTATCTTGAATTAATTATAATAACAAAGCCTCTACATTTTCATGTAGAGGCTTTGTTAATTTTTAGGAATGAATAAAAACTATTGAGGAACTTATTTCTTTTTAATCTTGTCACTCGCAGCCTTTTCTCTAGAATAACTAACTATACCGTAGATCGTTACAGCCATACCCGTTAGAAGAAAGCCAAATATAAAATAATTACTAGCCTCAAATGCCATACACATAATACCAGTAGTTATAAGTACGCCACCAAAAGTTGATATCCATTCTCCTTTTGAACTTTTTTGAATTTTCATGAAACTATTTCTATTGTTAGAAATGTCAATATACAACTAACAACACACATGGTTAACGCCTAGGCAAATCACTCTCTTCATCCTTAAGCGGCAGCTCTGAAATTCCCATCAAGAACTTATCTACATGGTGAGCCGCTTGACGCCCTTCAGAAATTGCCCAGACGATAAGAGATTGCCCTCTACGCATATCACCTGCTGCAAATACACCCGAGACATTAGTACTATAATCAGTTGCCTTAATGTTACCTCTCAAATCTGTATCGAGATGTAATTGGTCAATTAATGTTTTTTCTGGACCGGTGAAACCTAATGCTAGAAATGCCATATCACATTCCCATTCTTTTTCTGAATTAGGAACTTCTTTTAACTCTCGTCTTCCACTTTCATGAGTAATCCACTCCACTTCTGCGGTAATTAGTCCTGTAAGATTTCCTGCAGCGTCACCCACAAATTCTTTGGTAGATATACTAAACACACGATCAACCCCTTCTTTATGTGAAGAACTCGTGCGCAGTCGCATAGGATAATATGGCCAAGGCTGTTCTGTAGGTCGCTCTACAGTAGGCTTATTAAGAATTTCAAAATTTGTCACACTACTCGCTCCTTGTCTATTACTCGTGCCTATACAATCAGAACCTGTATCTCCTCCTCCTATTACGACAACGTTTTTACCGGTTGCTACAATTTCTTCTTCCCAATCATTTAGACCATCTTGACGCTCATTATTTTGTTTTAAAAAATCCATTGCTTGATACACTCCTTTAAGATGTGCACCCTTAATGGGAATAGATCTTCTCACAGTAGCTCCTCCGCACAGTACAATAGCATCATACTCATCTTGGAGCGCCTCTACACTTATATTTTGTCCAACATTTGCATTCGTTTTAAAGGTGATTCCTTCTTCTTCAAGGACCTCAAGACGACGATCTATTACATTTTTTTCCATCTTAAAATCTGGAATTCCATAACGTAATAATCCGCCCACTTTTGCATCTCGTTCAAAAACAGTCACCACATGTCCAGCTCTGTTGAGCTGTTGTGCCGTAGCAAGTCCAGAAGGTCCAGAACCAATAACAGCAACAGATTTCCCCGTACGTTTCACAGGTGGTTGTGCTGTAATCCATCCTTCTTCAAAAGCACGCTCTACTATATTTTTTTCTATATTTTCAATAGTTACTGGATCTTC includes:
- the dnaA gene encoding chromosomal replication initiator protein DnaA, whose product is MTLTAQSVWDNCLSFIKDNITPQAYKTWFEPIKAVKLTDNALSIQVPSKFFYEWLEEHYVKLLKVALNKVLGENAKLVYVIRMENTYGNNQPFTEKIPSANRSTMKSQDVDAPFKNKNPELKNPFVIPGIRNLQIESQLNPNYNFDNFLEGDSNRLARSAGMAVANKPGGTSFNPLLVFGGVGLGKTHLAHAIGVQIKDKYPAKTVLYISAEKFTQQYIESVKKNNRNDFIHFYQVIDVLIVDDIQLLSGKAGTQDVFFHIFNHLHQNGKQVILTSDKAPVDMQDIEQRLLSRFKWGLSAELQHPSFETRIAIIKQKLYQDGVEMPEEIVEFLANNIKTNVRELEGAIISLIAHSSFNKKEITLDLAKKIVDNYVKHTKREVSIDYIQKIVSDYFQMDVETLQSKTRKRHIVQARQLAMFFAKKLTKASLASIGSQIGQRDHATVLHACKTVDNLASTDKQFRKYVEDLGKKLSV
- a CDS encoding glutamate synthase subunit beta; translation: MGKVTGFLEYKRKDESYVAPEERLKNYKEFTVPLEESDLKKQGGRCMDCGIPFCHSGCPLGNLIPDFNDAVYKGRWKVAAGILHATNNFPEFTGRLCPAPCEEACVLGINEDPVTIENIEKNIVERAFEEGWITAQPPVKRTGKSVAVIGSGPSGLATAQQLNRAGHVVTVFERDAKVGGLLRYGIPDFKMEKNVIDRRLEVLEEEGITFKTNANVGQNISVEALQDEYDAIVLCGGATVRRSIPIKGAHLKGVYQAMDFLKQNNERQDGLNDWEEEIVATGKNVVVIGGGDTGSDCIGTSNRQGASSVTNFEILNKPTVERPTEQPWPYYPMRLRTSSSHKEGVDRVFSISTKEFVGDAAGNLTGLITAEVEWITHESGRRELKEVPNSEKEWECDMAFLALGFTGPEKTLIDQLHLDTDLRGNIKATDYSTNVSGVFAAGDMRRGQSLIVWAISEGRQAAHHVDKFLMGISELPLKDEESDLPRR